A single region of the Pseudalkalibacillus berkeleyi genome encodes:
- a CDS encoding ABC transporter ATP-binding protein, whose protein sequence is MRKVFSYLPTYKISVSVALSLMILELIVELFQPLIMAKIIDEGIVTKDMDVVLIWGGVLLGVSLIAFAAGITNSYFAAHASQGVGHDLRRDLFQKVQAFSSKHFQTFSTPGLVTRLTNDVTQVQGVLFMLMRIAMRAPLFIIGGIVMSFVVHPGLATILLLSVPIMLLFLFFILKKGMVLFRKVQERLDRINTVIRENLAGIRLIKGFNRGAYEEKRFKGVNRTLMDENKKALWVMEVAMPVVMLGMNVVIILILWFGAMQLDMNTVQAGELVAVINYATKIMFTFTVFTFLIMNYSRGSASAKRIEGVLEETTGPLHAPGEDLKPAFNGGIRFENVTYQLINQQTVLRNISFTIHPGETVGILGETGSGKTTLLNLIPRLLEHTEGKILIDETNINDVNIEYLRSRMSIVPQEAHLFSGRIVDNIRWGKEDATENEVVQAAKDAQIHDFIESLPEGYETLLGQKGVSLSGGQKQRLSIARALVRDPDILILDDSTSALDAHTEKRLLTMLKEKACTVILVAQKISSVRNADQILIIDDGEFIGIGNHHDLLRSNPYYQSVYESQMEEDVI, encoded by the coding sequence ATGCGGAAGGTTTTTTCCTATTTACCTACATATAAAATTTCAGTTTCTGTAGCACTATCGTTAATGATCCTAGAATTAATTGTTGAACTCTTTCAACCGTTGATTATGGCTAAAATCATTGATGAGGGTATTGTAACAAAGGATATGGACGTTGTCTTGATTTGGGGAGGCGTCTTATTAGGCGTTTCTCTCATTGCTTTTGCAGCAGGTATAACCAACTCTTATTTTGCTGCTCATGCAAGTCAAGGGGTTGGACATGACTTGAGAAGAGATCTGTTTCAAAAGGTTCAAGCCTTTTCTAGTAAACACTTTCAGACCTTTTCAACACCTGGGCTCGTTACTCGACTAACGAATGATGTTACGCAAGTTCAGGGTGTCCTGTTTATGCTTATGCGAATTGCAATGCGTGCGCCGCTCTTTATAATCGGTGGTATCGTGATGTCCTTCGTTGTACATCCAGGTCTTGCGACAATTCTCTTATTATCCGTTCCAATCATGCTTTTGTTTCTCTTTTTTATCCTTAAAAAAGGTATGGTGCTTTTCAGAAAGGTTCAGGAAAGACTAGATCGGATTAACACAGTTATTCGAGAAAACCTTGCAGGCATTAGACTGATCAAAGGTTTTAATAGAGGGGCCTATGAGGAGAAGAGGTTCAAAGGCGTTAACCGGACGTTAATGGATGAAAACAAGAAAGCGTTGTGGGTGATGGAGGTAGCCATGCCTGTTGTCATGCTCGGGATGAATGTGGTGATCATCCTGATCCTTTGGTTTGGGGCCATGCAATTGGACATGAATACTGTTCAGGCTGGGGAACTTGTAGCGGTCATCAACTACGCGACAAAAATCATGTTCACGTTCACAGTATTCACATTCCTGATCATGAACTATTCAAGAGGGAGTGCGTCAGCTAAAAGGATTGAAGGCGTATTGGAAGAAACAACGGGACCGCTACATGCACCTGGCGAGGATTTGAAACCTGCATTCAATGGAGGCATTCGATTTGAGAATGTGACGTATCAATTAATCAATCAACAAACAGTCTTAAGAAATATCTCTTTTACGATCCACCCAGGTGAAACAGTTGGCATTCTAGGTGAAACGGGTTCAGGAAAAACGACGCTATTAAACTTAATTCCGCGTCTATTGGAACATACTGAGGGTAAGATCTTGATAGATGAAACGAACATTAACGATGTGAATATAGAATATTTAAGAAGTAGGATGAGTATCGTTCCTCAGGAGGCGCATTTATTCTCAGGTCGGATTGTTGATAATATCCGATGGGGTAAAGAAGATGCAACAGAGAATGAGGTCGTGCAGGCAGCTAAGGATGCACAAATTCATGATTTTATTGAAAGCTTGCCTGAAGGTTATGAAACATTGCTCGGTCAAAAAGGTGTGAGCTTATCCGGAGGTCAGAAACAACGACTTTCCATCGCACGGGCTCTTGTTCGGGACCCGGATATATTAATACTAGATGACAGTACGAGCGCACTTGATGCTCATACTGAAAAAAGACTCCTCACCATGTTAAAAGAAAAGGCGTGTACGGTGATTCTCGTCGCTCAAAAAATCAGTTCCGTTCGCAATGCTGACCAAATTCTCATAATAGATGATGGTGAGTTCATTGGAATAGGAAACCATCATGATCTATTAAGATCTAATCCGTATTATCAATCAGTCTATGAGTCCCAAATGGAAGAGGATGTGATTTAG
- a CDS encoding iron-containing alcohol dehydrogenase, protein MNTFLQYNPTRLLFGENQIEQLPEELGEKNLKVLVIYGGGSIKKNGVYDNVMRELNKAEATVFELSGVEPNPRLTTVQRGVDICKSEGIDFLLAVGGGSVIDCTKAIAIGAKYDGDPWDLITQKAPIEAALPIGTVLTLAATGSEMNNVSVISNWETKDKLGWGSPLVYPKFSVLDPTYTYSVPENQTIYGIVDSMSHALEHYFHRTNNTPMIDGFIESLLRTAIETGPKLLEDLQSFKHRETMMYISTTAFNGTLMNGTDGGDWATHRIEHAISAIYDIPHGGGLAILFPNWLEHVLEDDPSRVKQLAVNVFGIDDTGKSDREVAKEGAQALRSFWNSLGAPSRLADYEIDDQEFDAIVEKTFIKPGVGTYKELDPENVRDILERSK, encoded by the coding sequence ATGAATACATTTCTACAATATAACCCTACTCGTTTGTTGTTCGGTGAAAATCAAATTGAACAACTACCTGAAGAGTTAGGGGAAAAGAATCTGAAAGTGCTCGTCATTTACGGTGGAGGCAGCATTAAGAAGAATGGTGTCTATGATAACGTCATGCGTGAACTAAACAAGGCTGAAGCGACAGTATTTGAGCTTTCTGGTGTTGAACCGAATCCTCGTTTAACGACGGTGCAACGTGGTGTTGATATTTGTAAAAGTGAAGGCATTGATTTTCTCTTAGCAGTCGGCGGAGGAAGTGTCATTGATTGCACAAAAGCGATTGCAATTGGAGCAAAATATGATGGTGATCCTTGGGATTTAATTACACAAAAAGCACCAATTGAAGCGGCATTACCAATTGGAACGGTCCTGACACTCGCGGCAACTGGTTCAGAAATGAATAATGTATCGGTCATTTCGAACTGGGAGACGAAAGATAAGCTTGGCTGGGGTTCACCGCTCGTTTATCCGAAATTCTCCGTTCTTGATCCGACATATACGTATTCTGTACCTGAAAATCAAACCATTTATGGAATTGTTGACAGCATGTCTCATGCGCTCGAGCATTATTTCCATCGTACAAATAATACACCGATGATTGACGGATTTATTGAATCTTTACTTAGAACGGCAATTGAAACAGGTCCGAAATTGTTGGAGGATCTTCAATCATTCAAACACCGAGAAACAATGATGTATATTAGTACGACTGCATTTAACGGGACGTTGATGAATGGAACAGATGGTGGAGACTGGGCAACGCACCGCATCGAACATGCGATTTCAGCTATTTACGATATCCCTCACGGCGGCGGACTTGCGATTCTATTCCCGAACTGGCTTGAACACGTGCTGGAAGACGATCCTAGTCGTGTGAAACAACTGGCAGTCAATGTATTTGGAATTGATGATACTGGTAAAAGTGATCGCGAAGTTGCGAAGGAAGGTGCTCAAGCACTACGTAGCTTCTGGAACTCACTTGGTGCACCGAGTAGACTAGCCGATTATGAAATCGACGATCAGGAATTTGATGCAATCGTTGAGAAAACGTTTATCAAACCAGGCGTAGGAACATATAAAGAATTAGACCCAGAAAACGTTCGAGATATTTTAGAACGATCGAAATAA
- a CDS encoding DUF1761 domain-containing protein: MDLNVIAIIVGGFIYMAFGAFYYSPVLFGNKWGQLNNVGEEGTKPINFVWSAVVAFASSFFMAVIVDLAGATDLAAGLQVGALVGILLLLGFFKNMVFGMTSKKVYAIAVSDHFIMFCVLGMLHAIWG, encoded by the coding sequence ATGGATCTAAACGTAATTGCAATTATCGTAGGTGGTTTTATATACATGGCATTTGGTGCCTTTTATTATTCACCAGTGTTATTCGGAAATAAGTGGGGACAACTAAACAACGTCGGTGAGGAAGGCACGAAGCCGATTAACTTTGTATGGTCTGCTGTTGTTGCATTTGCAAGCTCCTTTTTCATGGCTGTTATTGTCGATCTTGCTGGAGCAACAGATTTGGCTGCAGGACTGCAGGTTGGTGCACTCGTCGGGATCTTATTACTCCTCGGTTTCTTTAAAAATATGGTCTTCGGAATGACATCAAAAAAGGTATATGCAATCGCTGTAAGTGACCATTTCATCATGTTCTGTGTACTCGGTATGCTACACGCGATTTGGGGATAA
- a CDS encoding AraC family transcriptional regulator: MTTNDEQKRHIYTVLDYIKNNLHTDLSLENLAEVSTYSPYHFHRLFNRIMGETPSDYVKRVRMEEAAHYLIYEPNMSVTEIAFKCGFSSNSYFTSAFKAFFKHSPKAWREGAYLEKFPRPYLDSKKSKQQSTNPKEPSETRGYNGFQWVDLARVKIERLPEMSVLFLQHFGAYTEEISNTWDQIYQYTETRDLITDETRMIGVPHNNPYITPENLCRYDCCITIPQGFQPEPHMKTKVFAASKYVFYEFEEAVSFADRGLLIECYSELYSYWLPKSGYKCLSTPMEIIELDSSSDRFKMEPKIVKIGLPILPK; the protein is encoded by the coding sequence ATGACGACAAACGACGAGCAAAAAAGACACATATATACCGTCTTAGATTACATTAAGAACAACTTACATACCGATTTATCACTAGAGAATCTAGCAGAAGTATCTACATATTCTCCGTACCATTTCCACCGGTTATTCAATCGTATTATGGGAGAAACACCGTCTGATTATGTGAAAAGGGTTCGTATGGAAGAGGCGGCGCACTATTTAATTTATGAACCAAACATGTCTGTTACTGAAATCGCGTTTAAGTGTGGTTTTTCATCTAATTCTTATTTCACTTCTGCTTTTAAAGCGTTCTTTAAACATAGCCCTAAAGCCTGGAGGGAAGGTGCTTATCTCGAAAAATTCCCTAGACCGTACTTAGATAGCAAGAAATCTAAACAACAAAGCACGAATCCAAAAGAACCAAGTGAAACGAGAGGATATAATGGGTTTCAGTGGGTGGACTTGGCGAGAGTGAAAATTGAACGGCTCCCTGAGATGAGCGTGTTATTTTTACAACATTTCGGGGCATATACCGAAGAAATTTCGAATACGTGGGATCAAATTTATCAGTATACAGAAACGAGAGATTTAATTACAGATGAAACAAGGATGATTGGCGTTCCTCATAATAATCCATATATCACTCCAGAAAACCTTTGCCGTTACGATTGTTGTATTACGATTCCGCAAGGGTTTCAGCCTGAACCTCATATGAAAACTAAAGTTTTTGCAGCGAGTAAATACGTTTTCTATGAATTTGAAGAAGCTGTATCGTTTGCAGATCGTGGATTATTAATTGAATGCTATTCAGAATTGTACAGTTACTGGCTTCCGAAAAGTGGATACAAGTGTTTAAGCACACCAATGGAAATCATTGAGCTTGATTCCAGTTCAGATCGCTTTAAAATGGAGCCGAAAATCGTCAAAATTGGTTTGCCTATTTTACCTAAATAA
- a CDS encoding ArsR/SmtB family transcription factor codes for MIEKAIHSLTVPTRREILFLLRGNELTSSEIASHFEISAPAISQHLKVLEQSGLVTVRKSGTKRFYQIRSEGFAALKNFVDQFWDDSLIRLKEAAEEEERRNHDSSD; via the coding sequence ATGATTGAAAAAGCGATACACTCATTAACCGTTCCTACTCGTCGCGAAATACTATTTTTATTACGTGGTAACGAGCTCACCTCAAGCGAAATTGCTTCTCATTTCGAGATATCTGCTCCTGCCATATCCCAGCATCTCAAAGTCCTTGAGCAGTCCGGACTTGTTACGGTTCGGAAATCTGGTACGAAGCGCTTTTACCAAATTAGGAGTGAAGGATTCGCAGCATTGAAAAATTTTGTCGATCAATTCTGGGATGACAGCCTAATACGCCTAAAAGAAGCTGCAGAAGAGGAAGAAAGGAGGAACCATGACTCAAGCGACTGA